Proteins encoded in a region of the Paenibacillus pedocola genome:
- the carA gene encoding glutamine-hydrolyzing carbamoyl-phosphate synthase small subunit has translation MQARLLLQDGTLFTGTAFGAEGEMTGEVVFNTGITGYQEVLSDPSYCGQIVTMTYPLIGNYGITRDDFESVRPFVHGFVVRRHEEVPSNWRAEYSVDDLLKEYGIPGISEIDTRMLTRIIRHYGTMKAILTTSNKRVEELMEMMGDTTIEELRNQVARTSTTKTYSSPGTKERIVLVDYGAKTGILRELNSRGCDVVVVPHDVTADEIRRLNPDGIQLSNGPGDPKDVPYAVKTISELLGEYPIFGICLGHQLFALACGADTEKLKFGHRGGNHPVKELESGRCFITSQNHGYTVNEESVQSTELEVTHINNNDKTIEGLKHTRYPAFSVQYHPEAAPGPHDSSYLFDRFLQMIADHKAKTPAGSRQAQLAANARITAPKPTTKLEAVKGAL, from the coding sequence ATGCAGGCGAGATTGCTGCTACAGGACGGAACGCTTTTTACAGGCACCGCATTTGGCGCTGAAGGCGAAATGACAGGCGAGGTTGTATTTAACACAGGGATTACAGGATATCAGGAGGTGCTGTCGGATCCTTCGTATTGTGGACAGATCGTAACCATGACCTATCCGCTGATCGGAAACTACGGCATCACCCGCGATGATTTCGAATCTGTGCGTCCGTTTGTACATGGCTTTGTTGTGCGCCGCCATGAGGAAGTGCCAAGCAACTGGCGTGCTGAATACAGTGTAGACGACCTGCTGAAGGAATATGGCATTCCCGGCATCAGCGAGATCGACACCCGGATGCTGACCCGCATTATCCGCCACTACGGCACCATGAAAGCCATCCTGACCACATCGAATAAACGTGTGGAAGAACTGATGGAAATGATGGGAGATACAACGATTGAAGAGCTGCGCAACCAGGTTGCCCGTACTTCTACAACTAAGACTTACAGCAGTCCGGGAACCAAAGAACGGATCGTGCTGGTTGATTACGGCGCAAAGACCGGTATCCTGCGCGAGCTGAACAGCCGCGGCTGCGACGTGGTTGTGGTGCCGCATGATGTGACAGCGGACGAAATCCGCCGTCTTAACCCGGATGGTATCCAGCTGTCGAACGGCCCTGGGGACCCTAAGGATGTGCCTTATGCGGTGAAGACGATCTCCGAGCTGCTCGGTGAATATCCGATCTTCGGCATTTGCCTGGGCCACCAATTGTTCGCTCTGGCTTGCGGTGCAGACACCGAGAAGCTGAAATTCGGCCACCGCGGCGGGAACCATCCGGTCAAGGAGCTGGAAAGCGGACGCTGCTTCATCACTTCACAGAACCATGGCTATACTGTTAATGAAGAATCCGTACAGAGCACGGAGCTGGAAGTGACACACATCAACAACAATGATAAGACCATTGAAGGTTTAAAACATACCCGTTACCCTGCATTTTCGGTGCAATACCATCCGGAAGCAGCGCCGGGACCGCATGACAGCAGTTATTTGTTCGACCGTTTCCTGCAAATGATTGCCGACCACAAAGCGAAGACACCTGCCGGCTCACGCCAGGCCCAGCTTGCGGCAAATGCCAGAATCACGGCACCGAAACCTACTACTAAGCTTGAAGCCGTGAAAGGAGCTCTATAA